In Vespula pensylvanica isolate Volc-1 chromosome 2, ASM1446617v1, whole genome shotgun sequence, the genomic window GTGGGCATcagaaattttcgattattaaataatgtactctcaaaataatataccgttatattattcttttttttttgtctcaaTCCATTCGTTCTTTACATTATAGAACAtctaaaatattgtatagaGATGTATAATTTCTGTATAATCATACGCATTTTAACGTAATGCATAAGTATATCTCCAACTTCTTGCATTGTCACACAGAGATACAATCTTAATAATTAGGAAGCATTTAAGATGTTATGttagattttcttattttttgtattttcttttttgttacttttttttcttggtacTATCACTCAGTCACGTAATAACACCTTCGCAAAAATCTTTATAATGTACAATGTACTTGTAATTACAGATCTATATGATAGCATAGCTATGCTATAAAATATTGGATGATATAATGAGTTAAGTTTCCttaaatattctctttaaaaaaaataaaagcttatTCATAATaaccactttttttttttttgatacacttattattaaatacagcAACTTGTCGAGCTCATAGTTGTTAATAGATCAttacgatctatcgatcgatcgattactaTTCCACTGAGAAGAATGGTTCCGATAAGAACACAGCATACGTCGACGAAAGGCAATATGAAATATAGTCTAGCGTTTTGCGATCGTTGttcttcattgaaaaataaaagtcgaGGTATGTTCTATATACGTGCATTAATTTTTGCAATCaaacttactttttcttcgtgtACATATACAGCATCTCgctttatccttcttttatttatttatttattttttatttatttatttatttttttttatatatttttttctttttgttaaatgCATTTAACACTGATTCTcgttttcactttctctccgTTTTCTTACCCTAGTTTTATCATATTGCAAAGATTTTCTCCTCTTACTTATATCCGGCTTTTATCACACCGaagtattatagaaataacttgtaactgtaaaaataaaattacattctcgagagaaagagagagatagatagagaatgagagagagattctttaTATGACAAAAGTAGAAGATAGTCATTTTCTCATTGTCATTATTACGGCTCTCATTTTTTAGACTTTTAACCATTGTCCTACATAATCGAGTGCATTCAATAGAATCTTCATTTCGGATACTCTCAATTGTACGATCAAGCGTTGCATCTTCGGTAATCTGGTATTAAGTTTCTCTAAGTCCTCctacataaaattaaaacaaaaaaaaaaaaaaagaataaacaaattttatattataatccaTTCAACTTATTATTCAAttcacgatttaaaaaaaaaaaaaaaaaagaaaaaagaatatatacatgtatataaaacttttaccTCTATCGTTGAAGGATATTTAGCAATTAGCAATTTTAATCTGTCTAATAAAAACTTCATCACGTTTTCTTCGACAATAGTATCTAAAGCACAATCAACGTGTTTCAAATCAGTAACTTTATCCGATTTCAACCAATGGGTAAgttctatttttctcatgTTAAACACACGAAGAAATGCCAGAAGCGAATCCGAAATTGGTTCGGTGCCAGCCTTTAATAAAAAGTCACCGGTCGCCGGTAATcctaatttttctaaaagcTCAATACGTTCTTTTCTAAGTGGATCTGATTTACTAATACCAAGAGGTAATCTAACGCCAtcctagaaaaataaaaattatttaattcatttttttttttttttttttttttttttcttaacacaTTGAATCGTTTTATGTTATGTTTTAACTAGAAATTTTGATTATCTGCTaatagatgaaaataattccttcgaacaaatttgatatttttaattaaagcgATCTAAATCAtctaaaagtatatatgtctcaatataattagatattattaaataagtataaaaaaacattataagCAAAATTATATCTCATTCGCGTAATATGTtgatttatgtacatacatatacataaattatcatttctgatatacctttttattttctagacAAACGAAACCTGAATGTACTAGAAAATCAGAATTAGTTCTTGAACCATAACTGATGAATAtctgttctccttttttaaaaTCTCTCATGGCATAACATTCGCAACAATCAGAAGTTGTATTAAAACCTGTAGTTATCTAAAAGGGAAAGCATTTTGtaggtaaaatattattactacgtatcgaagagagaaagagagagagagacagagagagagagagagagaagaaatatatgtatatataaaatatatatttaccctTCCTTCTTCATGATTACACATATCCCACATTGGTATCAAAGCATGTATCATACTGGATCCATCTTCACTTGGAATTAAATTTTGTCTTGTCATCACTGTAGAAACGGCCCaactgaaaaaaagaaatattaatataataaatattactagtgaatattaatatttatatataaacctgtgcgcgcgtgcgtgtacgtgtaattatattataatataaagataatataatacatattatacaaacTTATGATTTTtccatattataatatataataatatattatttaaattatttcaaatattacattatagtatagctatatattatacactgtacaaaaatataataatatactatattataattataattggcAAGATTAGATCTCTAtcttagtttttttttgtaaaaattaaaacgatatactatttatatatataaaaaaaaaaaaaaaacatcgattatatatatatatatatatcatttttaaaaaggaagaaagagaacattcGTTTTCGGACTAGCAGAGCGAACTACTACTTTCGCCTTCGGAACGATCACAGGAAAGAATAAACATTTTACCGTCTCACgacgttcttttttctgtttttgtttttctttctttttttctttttttaagaactTGACCTAGATCGCCGGAAATGGAAGTATatggtatatacataaaaagatTCATAGCTGTTGGTGTTGCTTCGTCGTTTCCCTTTcgactttctctatctcttcagGAAAAAGAGGCTCTCACTTCTTTGATCTTCATCTATGGTttgtacatacttatatatcttttattgcAAGAATAACGAGCATGCCTTTCTTGTTAATAtgaatcgaatatatatatatatatatatatatatatatatacacatatacatatttttatatatacatatatttaggAACGTATATAGTAGTTGAGAAGACTGAGATATGCTACGTATTGCATCTTAATAAATAGGAATCTGTTATTAACCCTTTGATTGGcaagtaattgattttaatatatattcttttgagATTCATATTTGTTCGAAATGAGAAACTTtcaattacttatatattaaaatcaaattcagAAAGTTTCAATGATTTCcaatcattctttttatattttttgttgattcgcagtcgattaataatatatcttcatttttttgtttaattttatgtttattaatattattgtgttattgttatattttgttatatatttatcatcacGATCAATActatttaattatgtatatatgactagaatattatatataattatataaatattataatataacattatatatgtatatttacttatttttgatatatatatatatatatatatatatatatatttatataaaatatattaattcaataattattatgtatttttataataataatatcattattaatatttaatctttatatttatgtagaaaTATATGAGCATAGTAATCAAAAgattaaattagatttattatgaatttcatattaaaattaagacCTCCTCCGCTAAGCAAGATGTTCAATGAAGAgtaggaataaaaagagaaagaagaaaaaagaagggaaaattGTAGGGACAAtggcgagaaaaagagaggagagtcTCGACGTCATCAGTTGGTATTTGCAGCAGGGATGGGATGGGGATGCACACTTGAGTGCACGTGGGAAGGTCGTGAGATCTTTGCTACGCGCACTTTCTACCAAGGAGATGATGCATCATCGACATCGATGAATACTGAACTGAACATGCGagtgaataaagaaatagCAACTTCAAATACCAACTTCtaattattcaaagaaattttttgttaacaatCTGTTGACtcattgaattaaaaatgaagacgattagtttcattttttctttgaaaatataattttcttttttgcatcttaaatatatttaaatttcatgtcttgtaaaaaaaagaaaaaaaaattagtttacttaatcgttaaaaacaaattggattaaacaaatttaatctTGAAAGAAGttatactataaaaatattactataaaaGTGTTGTATAAAAAGTTTGCATCAATCCAACACAAACACGCATACATTTCGTACGCGCGTGAGATAGAatacattttcataaatatttaattatacttcgATGACACCAATATTAAAACGACGATCGtatctcattattatttcctactaattgtaaaaaagataaagaagatgttccttttttctcatcctctttccCGTAACTAACAGAAACGTGTGTGAAAAGTGAAACTCGAGGTATAAGTACATacaataaagaattaatatagaaacaaGTATAACACGCGTATATGAAacaaaagagtaaaaaatgaTGGGTTATTCTGTTTGTAACAACGAAagttgtattaattaattccaagtgtaaaattaaataatttttttctctttttttcctttttcgaattCTCTACATTATACTTTCGATGttgaaaatcttattaaacaagaaagattttcgatcggttgagatataaaaatatatttcgattaaaattcaaatgatGTTTGAATAGTGACAAGAAACTttggataaataatttcatcgtgaaacgaagaatttttttcataagtataataattcacttaaataatagtatgtagaaagaaaaaaaaaaaaaaagaaaagaaaaaaaacacatgatttatttatttattctttcatcgCATCAAAAAATGTAGATCTTAATGATGAGTTAGCACTTCGTCCGTCCGAGTTAACAGTTTAAggagataaaagaatatcttGTCGATCTTCGAACAGTAAGAAAAAGTACATATTGTATCTAgtaagaagatgaagaagaagattgtGCGTTGAAGAGAACGTTTAGATCGCAGACTCCTCTCCTCTCGAATTTCACCGGCTTACTTTAGCAGCGGCCGCAGAGAAAACTCTCGTCAGTCGACAAGAACGATTTGTCCAGTGTGGGCGAACATTTCgtttgtgtaaaaaaaaaaaaaaaaaaaaagaacaaggaatcaacaaaatcaaatatacacatgtatatacacacatatacgtatctacatgTAGTGTGATTTGTGATAAAAAGATTACTAAAGAAGAAACTAGGAACGAGTTtcttcaaacattttttataatcgatcagtgatagatacaaaagaaaagaaaaaagaaaagtgataaTTCAATAagtgatatacatacatacgtatatatatatatatatatatatattatttatccaattaattaaataataaccgATAAATGTTTTTCGTGTTTATTTTGAGATCGAATGAACTTCATCTTGAGCTTGTGTAATCGAAAAAACGTGATTTTTGTAATCCTGTGTATAATTGCTATAACGATACATATCTTAGACTATGCAGAAGAGgatcattctatttttatcgatcgcgaACATCCTGTATCTTCCAGGTTGTCGTTCGGTTCACGGAGAAACGACACTAAACAGGCCAGAATCCGAAGATATCGTGATCGAGGGTCGTGTGGTAAggaagttaaagaaaatataaaaagataataatttaaaaaaaaagaaaaagaaaaaaagaaaatggaaaaaagtgGAACCGATTCGCCTAGATTCACCGAGTGTGAAGCATCGAACGGAAGTACTCGTTTAGAAGGAGCACGAATGCGAGTCCTTTGATGTGTACTCTTATTCTCGAGAATGATCTACGAACTtgagacaaaaaataatagtcgtttattaaaatcgacTATAGTGTCCTTTcgattcgaatttttaattaaaattttttgaactttttcatttttttatacatacgtataagaaatatattggaAAATCTAgaaattccttctttttgaataattatcgaatttaataataatcaaggTTGAATAATATATCGTCTATATAAACGATTACAGTGTCATTCTGACactaatttttaatcgaatcgttccacttttttttttttttttttttgttatatatacttatatacacgttataatatatacaattaaaattttttgaaatttctaaatttcttttttaatgcaaatagttatattttttttttttttttttttttataattttgaataatgaattgtataataataataataatcatcatcattaaaatttctcgGATTTCACGCGATCGTAGAAAAGCGAAaggtataaatacatacatatatgtatacatgttaAAGCGTGTTTGTAATGTACGTAAGAGGAAGGAACCGCTTCGTTGTCATCGCGTATCGTAATTAGCAAAGAGACGGCTCGAGAAAGTATAGGACATTGCTACGATGGGACGAACGACCACGATGTAACAATCGGTAAACcacgagatagatagaaagatagaaagatagatagagaaagagagagagagagagagagagagagagagagagagagagagagagagaggaagagaaagctAGAAATCGGTACCATTCACGGAAAGTTCGAGACTTTACGAACATTTTGTCACCATTAAATGATCCCGATACtcggaagaaaaaattcttttctaagaattttttctatctaataCACGTTAAGTGCCAAgtcgtagaaagagagacttcgTTTAAAAAGTTCGCGGAATTTCTTTACCGACATAtgtgatatttcattttaccgATCGAtagtaaaatcaaattttaatgtaaaaaattgaaaatgttctaacaaaattattcaacAAAACTTTTGCGTATTAAAACAcagaaaaatatcgagattgaggatttcatataaaaaaaataatatcaaagtatTTCGTATGCTAAATATGAATAAAGGATTATAaagagattataaaaatataaaatacgaaaatattgaattaaaaaaaaaattaatactacTGGTACTGAACGTGCTAGTTTACACCTTTCTTGGCCTTCTCTCACATTTTCGGCGTTCGATCAGCtggaacgaaataaaatagtcTGTAAAGTAATTCCCGCCCAGAAAATCTATCAAAAAattaacagagagaaaaagaaaaaggaatatgcGATTAGAAAGAGAACGGAGAAAGATTTCGTAAGTAGTTTGAAAATTATCGTtcgttatgaaaatattaaataaagatcTACGAAGAGGATCCTCGAGCAAaacgatcttcttttttcttatcttctttcctttcgatctcaaagaaaaaaaaaaaaaagacaacagtcgtcaaaaaagaaacgacgatgGATGCGTAGTTCcgctttgaaaaaaaaaaaacaataaaaaaaaagtaataaaaaatccattaaaaatacatatgtatgcatgtaagaGCGAACACATCGTCGAACGCGTTAACGATcgcactttctttttcgtatggTCGTTGAACTTTGATCGTTATTTGCGTTTGCACGGTTCGTTTCGCCGCACTTACTCGCATGACTTACGATGTAGTAATTGGAGCTCTAACTTAAcctcaaaaaaagaataaaaaaaaattttatttaaacaaatgttttcaatcaaaaaattttttaaatccatacaaatcgtaaaaattttactaccgatcaattattttaattgtttcaaatgtaattaatcgatttaaataatttgtatgaATACGTTgcgattttttctcttgtaaaaaaaatacgcTATTAATATTGCAAACATAACTAggtcataaaaattattataatacggAACAcggtaaaaattattaatataatctctACTTGAGATGCTTCGAAAAATAAGTTCCTCGTATTTCATGAAATTACGGTAACAAGCAAACTAATGAGTACAATGATTCTTAGGTAAATCTCTTTGAAAGACACGGTAGTTGACGATGAGTATAAATGGATGTGCCTCGATGCGCATATTTCACTTTCTTAGGGCGAAATCACGGAAACGAGAAGATCCTGGATAGAGGGAAGAGTTTATTTTAGATCTTCCGATCTTTTGTAACTTCTCAACAGGAAATATATAAtccataataatttataataaaaacattaaaaaagagattgaaaaatttcagagttggaaagaaaattattattatttttttttttttctttttcagaagGCAGATACAAATAATAAGGATTCGTATCTCCCTAAAGAAGAGTCAGGCGAATTACTTGGAAAATGGAGAAACAATGGCGAAGCTTTGGAACCAAAATGGCGTGACGGTGATGCTGTACCTTTGCTTCCATTTTCTCACTTCGCACGAAGCTATTCTCAAGAGGAGACGGATTTGACAGGACACGATAATCCGTATGACGTGGTTTATCGAGATAATCTTAATTATCGTCGACTCAACGAGAATCGAGGAGGAAACGATTACGTTGATTCCCGACAAGAGAGACGATTTCCTCTTCCTGAAAATTCGATGATACGAttggaggaaagaaaatatggaaGACAATCGCGCGGGAAAGTTGAACAAGTATCGGTTGAACGTCCTCCGAAAGATAAAATCcttagaaacgatcgaataactTCAACTGGATATCGTGATGCTTTTCAGGTTCGTCCAAATGAATATGAACATGATTTAGCTGacgaagaatatttaaaaccTCGGCCGAGAAAAAGACGTCCACCTCAGAACGAAGAATTCGTTTTGAGTGCTAAAGAAACGATGCGTAAtaacgagagaataaaagtTGCTTCTAATTTATCatccaataataaaaaagaggaaacatcttcaaagaaaattgaagCTATAAAGTCTCTGTTAAAAATGCAACAAGAAGACGGTATTAGTCTTTCAGAAATATTACGTCGTAAAAATTTGACTCTGATAGATCTGTTAAAAGGTAAGGCAGATGTGATCAGTGCATTAAAGATGCAGGATATCGATGAAATCGGTGATGATATCGAACAGATTTCTTTGGCAATGACGAGCACATTGGCGAAATTGCCGTCCACGACCCTTCAAAATATACTtgacacgacgacgactaaAACAATTACCACGATGAACGATCATGTGTCAACGAAGGTTTCACAGTTGAAAGAAACTACTACTGAAACTTTAACGGCAATTTCTCCATCAGAAATCTCTATCGATTTGAATCAAAACGATGATAACACGAACCAAAATCTAAATTCAACGCGAGGAATCTATAGTGATGAGAATCATGATGAAATCATGGAATTTTCAGACTTTACAGATTATAAGAAAGGAAGGACTACTGCATCACCAATTTGGATTTCTTTGATAACAGAAAATAATGCTATCGTTCGTTCTATGCAAAATGTTAATCTAAATCGTTCTGACAGTGGTTCCACTTTGAGTATCGTAAGAATTTTGAATCCGACTGTCGAGACGTttgctaaaaaaaatttggaaagGGATAAgccatttaataaaatatatagcgATACTATACACAAGGAAGATGATTCTAATTTAGCTGTCGTAGAAGATCATTTTGATAGCATTTCTGAAGCAGATTATCAATATGATGCTCCTTTGAACGATATGCAACAGGATGACGAGATACGTGCGTCctcttcgataaaaaagaatgaatgtaTAAATCATAGCGATAAAGATGAAACTATGTACttaggaaaagataaagatcgttcgaaagattttttaacaaaatctaAAAACGATTCatctttcgaagaaacaaTCAAAACTTTCTTCGAAAATCATCCTAATGTAGAAGATGTGATGTCAGAAGGTAAACGTTACGAGGATATCATGTCAGAAATAGAACCAGAAGCACGTGCTGagatttttgaattatttgcTTCTGGATCTGGGGGTAAAAATTTGGAACGTTTGTTAAAATCTAGGAATATGACTTTGGAAGAACTGATTGCCTTACGTCAAAGAGGTTCCAGTAAAGTTCATTTAGCAGAAGTATCTCGTCTGAGAAATCAGAAAGCTTTAAGAATATCGGAAGATAATCAATTATCAGAGAAGAATCTTCATAAttctgaagaaaaaagtattatacgTGAACCTCGAAATGAAACGActgatataaagaaattgatGAATGAAACAGAACATGTTGATATCTCGCAGATTTCTCCAGAACTTGTTAAGGAAACGACAGAATTTTCATTTACCACAGAGATTAGTCTTAAAACAAAAGATTatagtaatgaaaaatatgaagaagatCCAAATCATTTGATAAAGATCacagaattatttaatacctTTACATCTTTGTCATTTGGTAAAGATCCGGAACAACGAATCtctaaaaatatcgaagaaacattaaataagaaaacgataGATGACGAGTCGATTAATATTGTTCAAAGAGAGCATGCGAaagaaatcattgaaaataatactgAAGTAGATATAAGTCTGATATACAAGGGATCTACGAACGATGTGAAACTCGATGATcacgatgaaaatgaagatcGGGGAAAAAGTTTATCAAAGATTAAACCTAGTATAATAGCTAGTGGAGCTATACTCGGTGTGACGATAGTCGTATTCCTTGCCATCTTCGTAACTTGTAGAATACGTCATAAACAAAAGTATAGGTACAGAAATTCTTTCCCACGAACGGTATTTCAGAGTCCAATAGCCACAGCAAGAAAGTTGTCTAATACAAGTAGCCTGAATAATATAATGGTGAGTGTAGTTGCCACTTCGACGACAAAGAgatcagaaaaaaatgattcacAGCAAACCAGTGGTGGTGACTATGATCCCAAGTGTGACATCGATAATGATTCGCTCGATGCTAATGATAGTTGGGAAACTATAcctgattatataaaatgagacaacatagtttctttttaatcgaagtACGTACTTTCATTTGAGATTTATTTGTGGTTAAAAACCTAAAACAGACGTGCAAACACTGGACAAAGGCTGATGTAAAATTGATGTATAGTTTATAGTATCCTTTTTTGTGCAATGGACATgcatattcgataaaaatttatacaaaacaCTTATGAACAGCAAACTCATATTAGATGTTTTCAAAAAACGAGAACATCGAGTTCgttaatatgttataaatatgatCACGATATCAATCtcatcttttttcgttctttagttataaatacatgtagatgtaatgtatttatttatgatttagtatgtaatataaagtatttttgtaaaaagatgAGTCTGTTAAAGATAACCATCCTCCTTACGTTAGTATCTAAATTTCaacaatatatattgataatttacTCACATATAATCAtcataggaaaaaaaatcccTGAGCAAGTTGGATACTGCATCGTCTCCATTTTGAAAGACTCTATTAAAATAAGTGTATTGTCGTGTTATATTTCTGACTTGTTTCAAAGCagtttctgaaaaaaaaaaaagaaaccaattttaaatatatcgttatgaatatttcattgtatAATCAAACATTTCACACATAAAGAGTTTACCTAATGTTAGACTGCCTTTAAGCTCCTTCATTTCAAGCAGATTCATGTAGAGTACTGTATTATAACTAGTGGGAAGAATATCAAAATAAGGTTTccattttgaattttctttatacttttcgATAAGCAAAGCAATGGCTAACGCCACTTGTGGCATCTGTTGTATCAATGGATCACGTTGAAAACTTTCTAGCTCAGGGGCAGCTGTTTGAGTACTAAATATAAGTTTCCTAGGTA contains:
- the LOC122638098 gene encoding uncharacterized protein LOC122638098 isoform X2 — its product is MQKRIILFLSIANILYLPGCRSVHGETTLNRPESEDIVIEGRVKADTNNKDSYLPKEESGELLGKWRNNGEALEPKWRDGDAVPLLPFSHFARSYSQEETDLTGHDNPYDVVYRDNLNYRRLNENRGGNDYVDSRQERRFPLPENSMIRLEERKYGRQSRGKVEQVRPNEYEHDLADEEYLKPRPRKRRPPQNEEFVLSAKETMRNNERIKVASNLSSNNKKEETSSKKIEAIKSLLKMQQEDGISLSEILRRKNLTLIDLLKGKADVISALKMQDIDEIGDDIEQISLAMTSTLAKLPSTTLQNILDTTTTKTITTMNDHVSTKVSQLKETTTETLTAISPSEISIDLNQNDDNTNQNLNSTRGIYSDENHDEIMEFSDFTDYKKGRTTASPIWISLITENNAIVRSMQNVNLNRSDSGSTLSIVRILNPTVETFAKKNLERDKPFNKIYSDTIHKEDDSNLAVVEDHFDSISEADYQYDAPLNDMQQDDEIRASSSIKKNECINHSDKDETMYLGKDKDRSKDFLTKSKNDSSFEETIKTFFENHPNVEDVMSEGKRYEDIMSEIEPEARAEIFELFASGSGGKNLERLLKSRNMTLEELIALRQRGSSKVHLAEVSRLRNQKALRISEDNQLSEKNLHNSEEKSIIREPRNETTDIKKLMNETEHVDISQISPELVKETTEFSFTTEISLKTKDYSNEKYEEDPNHLIKITELFNTFTSLSFGKDPEQRISKNIEETLNKKTIDDESINIVQREHAKEIIENNTEVDISLIYKGSTNDVKLDDHDENEDRGKSLSKIKPSIIASGAILGVTIVVFLAIFVTCRIRHKQKYRYRNSFPRTVFQSPIATARKLSNTSSLNNIMVSVVATSTTKRSEKNDSQQTSGGDYDPKCDIDNDSLDANDSWETIPDYIK
- the LOC122638102 gene encoding actin-histidine N-methyltransferase isoform X2; its protein translation is MNVTPSLILITYNTNFLQPMKIKLSKQSRGVGQFMSWLKENDVNVDGASIVGFAGYDLGLRAERDFLENEPILEIPRKLIFSTQTAAPELESFQRDPLIQQMPQVALAIALLIEKYKENSKWKPYFDILPTSYNTVLYMNLLEMKELKGSLTLETALKQVRNITRQYTYFNRVFQNGDDAVSNLLRDFFSYDDYIWAVSTVMTRQNLIPSEDGSSMIHALIPMWDMCNHEEGRITTGFNTTSDCCECYAMRDFKKGEQIFISYGSRTNSDFLVHSGFVCLENKKDGVRLPLGISKSDPLRKERIELLEKLGLPATGDFLLKAGTEPISDSLLAFLRVFNMRKIELTHWLKSDKVTDLKHVDCALDTIVEENVMKFLLDRLKLLIAKYPSTIEEDLEKLNTRLPKMQRLIVQLRVSEMKILLNALDYVGQWLKV
- the LOC122638102 gene encoding actin-histidine N-methyltransferase isoform X1, whose protein sequence is MNKKKSHSSSKQNYHQRQTSVVKARKKLNALCDQVFHMSCDPAYDTQLWDYYMNVTPSLILITYNTNFLQPMKIKLSKQSRGVGQFMSWLKENDVNVDGASIVGFAGYDLGLRAERDFLENEPILEIPRKLIFSTQTAAPELESFQRDPLIQQMPQVALAIALLIEKYKENSKWKPYFDILPTSYNTVLYMNLLEMKELKGSLTLETALKQVRNITRQYTYFNRVFQNGDDAVSNLLRDFFSYDDYIWAVSTVMTRQNLIPSEDGSSMIHALIPMWDMCNHEEGRITTGFNTTSDCCECYAMRDFKKGEQIFISYGSRTNSDFLVHSGFVCLENKKDGVRLPLGISKSDPLRKERIELLEKLGLPATGDFLLKAGTEPISDSLLAFLRVFNMRKIELTHWLKSDKVTDLKHVDCALDTIVEENVMKFLLDRLKLLIAKYPSTIEEDLEKLNTRLPKMQRLIVQLRVSEMKILLNALDYVGQWLKV
- the LOC122638098 gene encoding uncharacterized protein LOC122638098 isoform X1; protein product: MQKRIILFLSIANILYLPGCRSVHGETTLNRPESEDIVIEGRVKADTNNKDSYLPKEESGELLGKWRNNGEALEPKWRDGDAVPLLPFSHFARSYSQEETDLTGHDNPYDVVYRDNLNYRRLNENRGGNDYVDSRQERRFPLPENSMIRLEERKYGRQSRGKVEQVSVERPPKDKILRNDRITSTGYRDAFQVRPNEYEHDLADEEYLKPRPRKRRPPQNEEFVLSAKETMRNNERIKVASNLSSNNKKEETSSKKIEAIKSLLKMQQEDGISLSEILRRKNLTLIDLLKGKADVISALKMQDIDEIGDDIEQISLAMTSTLAKLPSTTLQNILDTTTTKTITTMNDHVSTKVSQLKETTTETLTAISPSEISIDLNQNDDNTNQNLNSTRGIYSDENHDEIMEFSDFTDYKKGRTTASPIWISLITENNAIVRSMQNVNLNRSDSGSTLSIVRILNPTVETFAKKNLERDKPFNKIYSDTIHKEDDSNLAVVEDHFDSISEADYQYDAPLNDMQQDDEIRASSSIKKNECINHSDKDETMYLGKDKDRSKDFLTKSKNDSSFEETIKTFFENHPNVEDVMSEGKRYEDIMSEIEPEARAEIFELFASGSGGKNLERLLKSRNMTLEELIALRQRGSSKVHLAEVSRLRNQKALRISEDNQLSEKNLHNSEEKSIIREPRNETTDIKKLMNETEHVDISQISPELVKETTEFSFTTEISLKTKDYSNEKYEEDPNHLIKITELFNTFTSLSFGKDPEQRISKNIEETLNKKTIDDESINIVQREHAKEIIENNTEVDISLIYKGSTNDVKLDDHDENEDRGKSLSKIKPSIIASGAILGVTIVVFLAIFVTCRIRHKQKYRYRNSFPRTVFQSPIATARKLSNTSSLNNIMVSVVATSTTKRSEKNDSQQTSGGDYDPKCDIDNDSLDANDSWETIPDYIK